A single genomic interval of bacterium harbors:
- a CDS encoding glycosyltransferase: MRGGEKCLEVLCELFPAAPIHTLIAYPEKVSETIRSHDIRSSFLQRMPMAETRYRHYLPLFPRAIESLDLSEFDLIVSSSHAVAKGVRVPPHALHISYVHTPMRYVWDMFDQYFNKSNTGSLQLALIRLAAARLRRWDVRTASRVHHYIANSAYVAERIERIYGRTSTVIHPPVETARFTPTEDNDGNFLVVSALVPYKRVDLAIEAANTLKVPLRIIGDGPEKERLARLAGPTVTMEGWIDDTGIEQAYASSRALLFPGEEDFGIVPVEAMASGKPVIAYGRGGATETVIEGLSGTLFPEQTVGSLTDAIERFTAMSFDSQSIRSHAESFDRSVYAEKMSAFISEKWHEHAG, from the coding sequence ATGCGCGGAGGGGAAAAGTGTCTGGAAGTGCTGTGCGAACTCTTCCCTGCAGCGCCCATTCATACGCTTATCGCATATCCGGAAAAGGTGAGCGAAACCATTCGAAGCCACGACATCCGCAGCAGTTTCCTGCAGCGCATGCCCATGGCAGAAACCCGTTACCGTCACTACCTCCCGCTGTTCCCCCGTGCCATCGAGTCGCTGGATCTTTCAGAGTTCGACCTCATCGTCAGCAGCAGTCATGCCGTCGCCAAGGGTGTGCGTGTGCCGCCGCATGCCCTGCATATCAGCTACGTACACACGCCGATGCGATATGTGTGGGACATGTTCGACCAGTATTTCAACAAGTCGAACACCGGGAGTCTGCAGCTGGCACTGATTCGTCTTGCCGCCGCACGGCTGCGCCGATGGGATGTGCGCACGGCCTCACGCGTGCATCATTACATCGCAAACTCCGCGTATGTCGCTGAACGCATAGAACGCATTTATGGCCGCACATCAACGGTCATCCATCCACCTGTCGAAACAGCGCGATTTACCCCGACAGAGGATAATGACGGGAATTTCCTCGTCGTCAGCGCCCTCGTACCATACAAACGCGTAGATCTCGCCATTGAGGCGGCGAATACACTGAAGGTGCCGCTGCGAATTATCGGTGATGGGCCCGAAAAAGAGCGTCTCGCGCGTCTGGCGGGTCCGACAGTGACAATGGAGGGGTGGATTGACGATACCGGGATTGAACAAGCGTACGCTTCGTCCCGCGCCCTGCTTTTCCCCGGGGAAGAGGATTTCGGCATCGTGCCCGTGGAAGCCATGGCTTCAGGCAAGCCCGTCATAGCCTATGGACGCGGTGGCGCGACGGAAACGGTGATCGAAGGATTAAGCGGAACGCTTTTCCCCGAGCAGACTGTCGGTTCGCTGACCGATGCCATCGAAAGATTCACTGCAATGTCATTTGATTCGCAGTCGATACGAAGCCATGCCGAGTCCTTTGACCGGTCCGTCTACGCGGAAAAAATGTCTGCCTTCATCTCTGAAAAATGGCATGAGCATGCCGGCTGA
- the atpG gene encoding ATP synthase F1 subunit gamma, which produces MANLREIRSRINGNRNISKITQAMKMVAAAKLRRAQDAIVAARPYAFSIRDLITHLLARMDRSTMPVMMQRDEVENVLIVVLTADRGLCGAFNTNIIRHATQRIHKTWGEQNKAGNVKLLCIGRRGYAHFSKRGYDVVEHHVGLVNSATHMDASNIMQSILDRFLDGEFDHVEVVYNEFKSVISQKVRDEQLLPLPEEEEEHSGAEHHYHQFVDYIYEPSEVELMEQLIPKHLNFQLFRMLLESNAAEQGARMTAMDTATTNAKDLIHDLQLEYNSARQASITTEILEIVSGANALKDNE; this is translated from the coding sequence ATGGCCAATCTGCGCGAAATACGCAGCCGCATTAACGGCAACCGCAACATCAGCAAGATTACCCAGGCGATGAAAATGGTCGCCGCGGCAAAACTGCGCCGCGCCCAGGATGCCATCGTTGCCGCGCGTCCCTATGCATTCAGCATACGTGACCTGATCACGCATCTACTGGCGCGCATGGATCGATCAACCATGCCGGTCATGATGCAGCGTGATGAAGTGGAGAATGTGCTCATCGTCGTGCTCACGGCTGATCGCGGACTCTGCGGCGCTTTTAATACCAATATCATCCGTCATGCCACCCAGAGGATTCACAAGACCTGGGGTGAGCAAAACAAAGCCGGGAATGTGAAGCTGCTTTGCATCGGTCGCCGCGGTTACGCGCATTTCAGCAAGCGCGGATATGATGTCGTTGAACATCATGTCGGACTCGTGAATTCCGCCACGCATATGGACGCATCCAATATCATGCAGTCCATTCTCGATCGCTTCCTCGACGGGGAATTCGATCATGTCGAGGTGGTGTACAATGAATTCAAATCCGTCATCTCCCAGAAGGTGCGTGATGAACAGCTTCTTCCGCTCCCGGAGGAGGAAGAGGAGCACAGCGGCGCTGAGCATCACTACCATCAGTTTGTCGACTACATCTATGAGCCGTCCGAAGTCGAACTCATGGAGCAGCTCATTCCGAAGCATCTCAATTTCCAGCTCTTTCGCATGCTGCTCGAGTCCAACGCTGCCGAACAGGGCGCACGCATGACGGCCATGGATACGGCGACGACCAATGCCAAGGATCTCATTCATGATCTGCAGCTCGAGTACAACAGTGCCCGGCAGGCATCGATCACCACCGAAATCCTCGAAATCGTCAGCGGCGCAAACGCCCTCAAAGACAACGAATAG
- a CDS encoding alpha/beta fold hydrolase: MHDPFIILNRHSDRIFGDVHLPEKAEGSPVVIICHGFKGFKGWGGFPWAAEHFALKGLTAVRFNFSLNGVEEEFGQFTALDRFARNTISRELDDLADVVAGIREGKLIDAEIDRSRIAVIGHSLGGGVAIVHAAEDRNTRAVVSWAGVSNFDRWGKKTKEQWRREGKMEIQNARTGQMMPMDVVMLDDLDANQTRFDIPAAAARLESPLLVLHGQQDVSVPIEEGRRNAQAATHPQSRIIEIPNTDHTFGVKHPFEGPTASFRDVVEKTSSWLWKAFS, from the coding sequence ATGCACGATCCGTTTATCATACTCAATCGCCACAGTGATCGCATTTTCGGAGACGTTCACCTGCCGGAGAAGGCGGAGGGATCTCCCGTTGTCATCATCTGTCACGGCTTCAAGGGATTCAAGGGGTGGGGCGGTTTCCCCTGGGCTGCGGAACATTTCGCGCTGAAGGGACTCACGGCGGTACGCTTCAATTTTTCACTGAACGGTGTGGAAGAGGAATTCGGACAGTTCACCGCACTCGATCGCTTCGCGCGCAACACCATCAGCAGGGAGCTCGATGACCTGGCAGACGTGGTCGCCGGAATCCGGGAAGGAAAATTGATCGATGCGGAAATCGACCGCAGCCGCATCGCCGTTATCGGTCACTCACTCGGTGGTGGCGTGGCCATCGTACATGCAGCGGAGGATCGTAATACGCGCGCGGTCGTATCCTGGGCGGGCGTCTCCAATTTCGATCGCTGGGGAAAGAAAACAAAGGAGCAGTGGCGCAGGGAAGGGAAGATGGAGATTCAGAATGCGCGTACCGGACAGATGATGCCCATGGATGTAGTGATGCTCGACGATCTCGACGCGAACCAGACACGATTCGACATTCCCGCAGCAGCGGCGCGGCTGGAATCGCCGCTGCTCGTGCTGCACGGGCAGCAGGACGTATCCGTTCCGATTGAAGAGGGACGCAGAAATGCACAGGCCGCCACACATCCTCAGAGCAGGATTATTGAAATCCCGAACACCGATCATACTTTCGGCGTGAAACACCCGTTTGAAGGACCCACGGCGTCCTTCAGAGATGTGGTCGAAAAAACGTCATCCTGGCTATGGAAGGCCTTCTCCTAG
- the sucC gene encoding ADP-forming succinate--CoA ligase subunit beta, producing the protein MKIHEYQGKAILRKFNVPTPEGGVATTPEQAVNVAKKLGGKVWVVKSQIHAGGRGKGKILDPQSRKLILDGGVKVATTLKQVEKYAAQMLKNLLVTIQTGEEGKIVRRVLIEQGVNIDKEFYAGMLLDRAQSRNVMMVSTEGGMEIEKVAAETPEKILKVAIDPKIGFQAYQARELAFGLGLSGTAFKNAVKFLMALANAYDKLDASLFEINPLVLTKEGDVLALDAKVNLDDNALFRHADFIKLRDKAEEDPLEVKASAFDLNYIKLDGNVGCMVNGAGLAMGTMDIIKLAGGDPANFLDVGGGASAQTTEQGFRIILSDKNVKAILINIFGGIVRCDRIANGVVQAAKNINIKVPIVVRLAGTNAEEAAVILENSGIDFLVAHNFREAAEKVTQAIAA; encoded by the coding sequence ATGAAAATCCATGAGTACCAGGGAAAGGCCATACTGAGAAAGTTCAATGTCCCCACGCCCGAGGGCGGCGTAGCGACGACGCCCGAGCAGGCGGTGAATGTCGCGAAGAAACTTGGTGGCAAGGTCTGGGTCGTGAAATCGCAGATTCATGCAGGTGGCCGCGGCAAGGGAAAGATTCTCGATCCGCAGTCGCGCAAACTGATTCTCGATGGTGGAGTGAAGGTTGCCACCACACTCAAGCAGGTTGAGAAGTACGCAGCACAGATGCTGAAGAATCTGCTCGTGACCATTCAGACCGGCGAAGAAGGCAAGATCGTCCGTCGCGTACTCATCGAACAGGGCGTCAACATTGACAAGGAATTCTACGCCGGGATGCTGCTCGACCGCGCGCAGTCGCGCAACGTCATGATGGTTTCCACAGAAGGCGGTATGGAGATCGAGAAGGTTGCCGCTGAGACCCCGGAAAAAATCCTCAAGGTCGCCATTGACCCCAAGATCGGTTTCCAGGCGTATCAGGCGCGCGAGCTTGCGTTCGGACTCGGACTCTCCGGAACTGCCTTCAAGAATGCCGTGAAATTCCTCATGGCGCTGGCCAATGCATATGACAAGCTTGACGCCAGTCTTTTCGAAATCAATCCCCTCGTCCTTACGAAAGAAGGCGATGTGCTCGCTCTCGACGCAAAGGTGAATCTCGATGACAATGCGCTGTTCCGTCATGCGGATTTCATCAAGCTGCGCGACAAGGCCGAGGAAGATCCCCTCGAAGTCAAGGCCTCCGCATTCGATCTCAACTACATCAAGCTCGATGGCAATGTGGGCTGCATGGTCAACGGTGCCGGACTCGCGATGGGTACGATGGACATCATCAAGCTGGCCGGCGGTGACCCCGCAAACTTCCTGGATGTGGGCGGTGGCGCAAGTGCGCAGACCACCGAGCAGGGCTTCCGCATCATTCTCAGTGACAAGAATGTGAAGGCGATTCTGATCAACATTTTCGGTGGCATCGTGCGCTGCGACCGCATCGCGAACGGTGTGGTACAGGCCGCGAAAAACATCAACATCAAGGTGCCCATTGTCGTGCGTCTCGCCGGGACCAATGCTGAAGAGGCCGCTGTCATTCTCGAGAATTCTGGCATCGATTTCCTCGTCGCACATAACTTCCGCGAAGCGGCAGAGAAAGTCACGCAGGCGATCGCAGCATAA
- a CDS encoding SDR family oxidoreductase, with amino-acid sequence MSHSYIMDRTVLVTGSTDGIGLQTALELAQRGAKVVLHGRTEERLNAAMIHLRREGADVAGAVTGDFASFTSVRRMADEVRNSFPELSVLVNNAGLYMNEHVMTEDGYEMTWQVNHLSVMLLTEQLLLVLKENTPARIVNVASIAHTRGSIDFTNLNGEREFASYAAYAQSKLANVLFTYELAAKLHGSGIYANCLHPGVIGTKLLREGFGIDGASLEEGAATSVYLASEDDVADVSGKYFVRKQQTPSSETSYDLELMRKLWEVSEGQIYGEG; translated from the coding sequence ATGTCACACAGCTATATCATGGACCGCACCGTACTGGTAACCGGAAGTACGGACGGTATCGGACTGCAGACGGCACTGGAACTGGCGCAGCGTGGAGCGAAAGTCGTGCTGCATGGAAGGACTGAAGAGCGGCTGAATGCGGCCATGATACATCTGCGAAGGGAGGGAGCCGATGTTGCAGGCGCGGTGACCGGAGACTTTGCAAGTTTTACTTCCGTCAGGCGCATGGCCGATGAGGTGCGCAACAGCTTTCCCGAGCTGTCGGTGCTGGTGAATAATGCCGGATTATACATGAATGAGCATGTGATGACCGAGGATGGGTATGAAATGACATGGCAGGTGAATCATCTGTCGGTTATGCTGCTGACCGAGCAACTGTTGCTGGTGCTGAAGGAGAATACACCTGCGCGCATCGTCAACGTCGCATCCATCGCACATACCAGGGGAAGCATCGATTTCACGAATCTCAACGGAGAGAGGGAATTTGCTTCATATGCGGCCTATGCGCAGTCGAAACTTGCGAATGTGCTTTTTACCTATGAACTCGCTGCCAAACTGCACGGCAGCGGCATTTATGCGAATTGCCTGCACCCGGGCGTTATCGGCACAAAGCTGCTGCGTGAGGGATTCGGAATCGATGGCGCTTCACTCGAGGAAGGTGCCGCAACGTCGGTGTACCTCGCGTCGGAGGACGATGTGGCGGATGTTTCCGGAAAGTACTTCGTACGGAAACAGCAAACCCCTTCGTCTGAAACGAGTTACGACCTTGAGCTCATGCGGAAACTCTGGGAAGTGTCAGAGGGTCAGATTTACGGGGAAGGGTGA